The nucleotide sequence CTCTGCGATGGAGCGCTTGAGGGTGACTGCCAATTCATCAGGGAAGATGTCCAAGTTAGGGGCTTTGAGATTCCATAAGCGTCTAATGCTTGCCTGACACGATCGCCAGTCATCGACGGTGAACGAGAACGTGTGCCCTCTTTCCTCGCGGAAGCATGGACGTAAGAGAAGAGGCCCGTATTTCTTGGTAAAGGCCACTATGCCCTCGGGTGTGTCTTGCCAGTTCGCGAACTTCTCGCACAACAGAGGGGACTTGAGGTCGATGAAATCAACCGAATTATCAGCCCAACGGCCAACTACGTTGCCTTGTTCCAGCGTAACGGTTTCTGATTGAACTCCTACCATGACGGAAAACTCCAAAATCGGTGGCTTATTTCCTAGGAATGACTTTGCCATTGATTCCTTCCTGTGGGGGATAGTACACCTACATCTACAACATCGCAACAACGAATCAAAAGGAGCTTGATAGTGATGCAGAATACAAAAGACACATGCACGGTTCCTCAGGCAGCTAGGTGCCTGAGCGTCAGTCTAAAGTGGGTTCGTGATCTGATCTATGCAGGTCGCCTTCCTGCGCAGAAGACTGGCGGGCGCTGGTACATCCGGAAGGCGGACTTGGAGTTTCGCTTGAAACAGCGGAGCGAATCATGACCACCGGGTGTCCGCGACTCTTGAATCTCATCGCCGTTGCCGAAGTGTGCTGCGTTTCGCCTCACACGGTTCGTAAATGGGTGCGAGAAGGGAAGCTCACGCCTTTGCGCATCTGTCGCCGATTGCTCTTTCACCCGGACGAACTCGTCAGATTTCTGGGAGAGGCGAAATGAAACCACTACCGCAAAAGAAGGTTGGGCCGAGGCTCGTACCGGAGCCTGAAACTGCAATTCAATGGCGGGACTATGACCGGATCAGTCCGGGCGTGTATCCCGCTTGTTGCCGTTGGGCGAAGTCATACCGTGACCCAGGATTCAAACGCTGGACTTGCTTGATACGTTTTGAAGTGCTCGCGGACGATCTCGTGCGAGTGTTGGCTCACGTACCGTTCTGGCTGAACCTTGGGACGGGTGACCAACCGGACGCAGGACGAAGGAGGAAGTATTTCAAAGAATGGGTGCGAGCCAATGGTCAGCCGCCTTCGAGACGAGATCGTTTGTCCCCGAGGGTGTTTACTGGGCGGATGGCGCACGTCGAAATTGGGGACACAAAGGGCGACGCGCCGTATTCGGTAGTGCGAGATATTGTCTCTTGGGAAAGCGGCCCACGTCGTGTCACTCAGTCATCAAGTCACACAGTCAAGGGAGGCACCTTTTAAACGCGCCAGAGACAATGGGTTATCCGGCATGAATGACAAAAGGTTTCGGCCCGAGCCGGGGTCGAGGGTTGTACTCACTCACATCAACACACCCAAGGGACGGGCGTTCTGAGAAATTGGTTCGCCCGTCAAAGGCACTTCGCGACAACGGCAACTCATGTAGTTAGTCGCTATGATCGCGAGAGGTGATTGTTCACGCCTGTAGCTGCGACGTGACTTCGCGTATTCTGATTGCATCATGCCCCGCGGTTCTCACCTCAAAACTGGCGTCACTGCTCGCCATCGCAAAGTGGCAAGATCGATCCTTGTCGAGGGTAAGGCCATTCGCACCGCCCTGCTCGA is from Acidobacteriota bacterium and encodes:
- a CDS encoding helix-turn-helix domain-containing protein — translated: MTTGCPRLLNLIAVAEVCCVSPHTVRKWVREGKLTPLRICRRLLFHPDELVRFLGEAK
- a CDS encoding helix-turn-helix domain-containing protein, translating into MQNTKDTCTVPQAARCLSVSLKWVRDLIYAGRLPAQKTGGRWYIRKADLEFRLKQRSES